A genomic region of Desulfonatronum sp. SC1 contains the following coding sequences:
- a CDS encoding M64 family metallopeptidase produces the protein MKYVFFIFLALVFSLTFAIFLAAHPAHALSSIDVNNEHSVFHEQSGFVAVISISQTIDDYEIDALELQPGSLPRKKVSTQLGPPSSSEIPSRQAGPVLVISNAKGEVLFSEPLIFPAYQTIPPLPPGHPPDNSPSIIKPERIQTVVVAPYFEKATQVSIILGDIDTPVKSRSLAPLHQQYEKSTPRLFQNSNTFPSPTGFNILILSSGFSDSQMNQFTSRAREVKNLILSIQPFSSLKSNINVHIHQQKSDLGCAPGCHSIDRLLCCDTHLVMNAAIFSGYYHDEIIVIHNTNIYSGGGYREYGTDYIYNSAISYATTYNGPLTAKVALHEFGHSFGNLCDEYVYNTEGYIYSSCVNCISACIEWIAVSSYCNRGCDARRDYFRPENSIMLSLDYSFFNKPSIEAEYFPHGLRKRLMHFTETIPVPKVSFPGVLMLLLDE, from the coding sequence ATGAAATACGTTTTCTTCATTTTTTTGGCTCTTGTTTTCTCCTTGACATTTGCCATCTTCCTGGCCGCCCATCCTGCTCACGCATTGAGTTCAATTGATGTCAATAATGAGCATTCGGTTTTCCACGAACAATCAGGTTTCGTGGCAGTCATCTCTATTTCCCAAACCATTGATGACTATGAAATAGACGCTCTAGAGTTACAGCCCGGAAGCCTTCCAAGAAAAAAAGTTTCCACCCAGCTTGGGCCTCCCTCCTCGTCCGAGATACCTTCAAGGCAAGCTGGGCCTGTACTTGTAATTTCCAATGCCAAAGGGGAAGTGCTGTTTAGTGAACCCTTAATTTTTCCCGCTTATCAAACCATCCCTCCGTTGCCCCCTGGCCACCCACCCGACAACTCACCATCGATAATTAAGCCAGAGCGCATACAGACCGTCGTTGTTGCACCTTACTTTGAAAAAGCAACCCAAGTTTCCATCATTCTTGGCGATATAGATACTCCTGTAAAGTCCAGGAGCCTGGCCCCATTACACCAGCAATACGAAAAAAGCACACCTCGTCTCTTTCAAAACAGCAACACTTTCCCAAGCCCTACTGGATTCAATATTCTGATTCTTTCTAGTGGTTTTTCTGACAGCCAAATGAACCAATTTACCTCTCGGGCACGCGAAGTAAAAAATCTGATACTTTCAATCCAACCTTTTTCTAGTCTGAAGTCGAATATTAATGTACATATTCATCAACAGAAGTCTGATCTTGGCTGCGCTCCTGGATGTCATAGCATTGACAGACTGCTATGCTGTGATACACACTTAGTGATGAATGCAGCTATATTTTCAGGATATTATCATGACGAAATCATCGTCATACATAACACTAATATATATTCAGGTGGAGGATACAGGGAGTATGGAACGGATTACATCTATAATAGCGCGATAAGCTATGCGACAACATATAATGGGCCACTCACAGCAAAGGTAGCACTTCATGAATTTGGGCACTCTTTTGGGAATCTTTGCGATGAATATGTCTATAATACTGAAGGTTACATTTACTCGAGCTGCGTTAACTGTATTTCAGCATGCATTGAATGGATAGCTGTTAGCAGTTACTGCAATAGAGGATGTGACGCACGGCGAGATTATTTTCGTCCAGAGAACAGCATCATGTTGTCATTAGATTATTCTTTTTTTAACAAGCCATCCATAGAAGCGGAATATTTTCCTCACGGCTTAAGAAAAAGATTAATGCATTTCACTGAAACAATCCCTGTACCTAAAGTTTCCTTTCCTGGCGTACTGATGCTTCTTTTGGATGAATAG
- the wrbA gene encoding NAD(P)H:quinone oxidoreductase translates to MKALVVYYSMYGHIHTLAEAMAQGVGQVTGATVELRRVPETLSEEVLAKMGALDAQKKLSTVPVCTVDELAEADAIIFGTPTRFGNMCGQMRQFLDATGGLWAGGKLIGKTGSVFTSSATQHGGQESTILTFIPFLMHQGMVVVGLPYSFQGQMRMDEITGGSPYGISTIAGGQGERMPSENELEGARFQGRHVAEIATKLSKP, encoded by the coding sequence ATGAAAGCCCTTGTCGTCTACTATTCGATGTACGGACACATTCACACCCTGGCCGAGGCCATGGCCCAGGGAGTCGGACAGGTGACCGGCGCGACGGTTGAACTGCGTCGGGTTCCGGAAACGCTCTCCGAAGAGGTGCTTGCCAAGATGGGCGCTTTGGACGCCCAAAAGAAACTCTCGACGGTCCCGGTCTGCACCGTGGACGAGCTGGCCGAAGCCGATGCGATCATCTTCGGCACCCCGACCCGGTTTGGGAATATGTGCGGCCAGATGCGCCAGTTCCTGGACGCCACCGGCGGGCTCTGGGCCGGAGGCAAGCTGATCGGCAAAACCGGCAGCGTGTTCACCAGCTCCGCCACCCAGCACGGCGGCCAGGAATCCACCATCCTGACCTTCATCCCCTTCCTGATGCACCAGGGCATGGTGGTGGTCGGCCTGCCCTATTCCTTTCAGGGCCAGATGCGCATGGATGAAATCACCGGCGGTTCCCCCTACGGTATCTCCACCATCGCCGGCGGTCAGGGCGAACGCATGCCCAGCGAAAACGAACTGGAAGGTGCGCGCTTCCAAGGACGCCATGTCGCTGAAATCGCGACGAAACTGTCCAAGCCGTAA
- the tsaA gene encoding tRNA (N6-threonylcarbamoyladenosine(37)-N6)-methyltransferase TrmO, translating to MDLNLSLTLAPVGVVRSSLKRLEDCPKQGQENGPTARIEVDAAFRGALDGLAPGAEILVFTWMHLAERDRLTARARGNPDNPLQGVFALRSPHRPNPIGLHQVRIVGLDAEQGSLDVFPLEAVEGTPVVDIKPVLSKGRGEGTPYGLPWGPRISAREAGMIRETGNRAWQRGLMAGLNGNISLRQGDAMIITVSGSAKGRLRPGDLALVDLASGASAGPGRPSTEAALHRAVYASQSKTQAILHVHPPHLLALSLAKPGGDLLESTLFEADVWSRKMIRLPALQPGCEALAKQVGRAAMAYPALFMERHGLVCWGRDLDEALALAEELESLARIDMMHRCMADGS from the coding sequence ATGGACCTGAACTTGTCTTTGACCCTGGCTCCCGTCGGCGTGGTACGTTCGTCGCTCAAACGTCTGGAAGACTGCCCCAAGCAGGGCCAGGAAAACGGCCCCACAGCCCGGATAGAGGTCGACGCCGCGTTTCGAGGGGCTTTGGATGGCCTGGCTCCTGGCGCGGAGATCCTGGTGTTCACCTGGATGCATCTGGCCGAACGGGACCGCCTGACCGCCAGAGCCCGGGGCAATCCGGACAACCCCTTGCAAGGCGTCTTCGCCCTGCGCTCGCCCCATCGCCCCAATCCCATCGGCCTGCACCAGGTCCGGATCGTCGGACTGGATGCGGAACAGGGGAGTCTGGACGTCTTTCCCTTGGAAGCCGTGGAGGGCACCCCGGTTGTGGACATCAAGCCGGTCCTGTCCAAGGGGCGAGGAGAGGGGACGCCCTACGGCCTGCCCTGGGGACCGCGGATCAGCGCCCGGGAGGCCGGGATGATCCGCGAAACCGGGAACCGGGCTTGGCAGCGCGGGTTGATGGCCGGGCTCAACGGGAACATCAGTCTGCGCCAGGGTGATGCCATGATCATCACGGTTTCCGGGAGCGCCAAGGGACGGCTGCGCCCCGGCGATCTGGCCCTGGTCGATCTGGCTTCCGGAGCGTCCGCCGGACCGGGGCGGCCCTCCACCGAGGCGGCCCTGCACCGGGCCGTATATGCGTCCCAGTCCAAGACCCAGGCGATATTGCATGTGCATCCGCCCCATTTGCTGGCCCTGAGCCTGGCCAAACCCGGAGGCGACCTGCTGGAGTCGACGCTTTTCGAGGCGGATGTCTGGTCCCGGAAGATGATCCGCCTGCCCGCGCTGCAACCCGGATGCGAGGCCCTGGCCAAACAGGTGGGCCGGGCGGCCATGGCCTATCCGGCCCTGTTCATGGAGCGGCATGGCCTGGTCTGCTGGGGCCGGGACCTGGATGAAGCCCTGGCCCTGGCCGAGGAACTGGAAAGCCTGGCCCGGATCGATATGATGCATCGGTGCATGGCGGACGGAAGTTGA
- a CDS encoding sigma-54-dependent Fis family transcriptional regulator produces the protein MQPAKLFEKTFQSGSPGQGQAGLFPPFDAHWRQILEVMQEGLLLVDANGTIKMANKALEDITGYSREELIGSSCAIFNCDACKRVRSDAHHAWCKLFEKREFVRKKCHIMRKDGTYVHILKTASVLYDDDGQPFGAVETLTDVSELDRKEHELQQLSRLLDERTIFHGMVGRSAKMQKIFRLIEKAAQSDAPVFICGESGTGKELVARAIHDLGPRSEEPFVQFNCAALNESLLESELFGHVKGAFTGAFRHRQGRFEAANGGDIFLDEIGDLPMSVQVKLLRVLETKTFERVGDNRQLSVDVRIITATNKYLPKLISEGLFREDLFYRINVVPIRLPSLRERRDDIPLLADFFIQRLRAKSEKNIKGLSPMTLGMFMSYSWPGNVRELKSALEYAFVLADHGQIEPEHLPVDIQVPVPTKGPTESVVSASCPAENDQKTQLVEALRRAGGNKSEAARILGINRVTVFNRMRKYGIDMKTVIQV, from the coding sequence ATGCAACCGGCAAAGCTATTTGAGAAGACCTTTCAGTCTGGAAGCCCAGGGCAGGGCCAAGCCGGACTTTTTCCTCCGTTTGACGCGCACTGGCGGCAGATCCTTGAGGTCATGCAGGAGGGATTGTTGCTGGTGGACGCCAACGGAACCATCAAGATGGCCAACAAAGCCCTGGAAGACATCACCGGCTATTCCCGCGAGGAACTGATCGGCTCCTCCTGCGCGATTTTCAATTGCGACGCCTGCAAGCGCGTTCGCTCCGACGCCCACCATGCCTGGTGCAAGTTGTTTGAAAAGAGAGAGTTTGTCCGCAAAAAATGTCACATCATGCGCAAGGACGGCACGTACGTACACATCCTGAAAACAGCTTCCGTGCTTTATGACGACGACGGGCAGCCCTTCGGGGCCGTGGAAACCTTGACCGACGTTTCCGAGTTGGACCGCAAGGAGCATGAACTCCAGCAGCTTTCCCGGCTGCTGGACGAGCGGACCATTTTTCACGGCATGGTCGGGCGTTCAGCGAAGATGCAGAAAATTTTCCGATTGATCGAAAAGGCCGCCCAGAGCGACGCGCCGGTGTTCATCTGCGGCGAGTCCGGGACGGGCAAGGAACTCGTGGCCAGGGCCATCCACGACCTGGGGCCGCGATCCGAGGAGCCTTTCGTGCAGTTCAACTGCGCGGCCCTGAACGAGTCCTTGTTGGAAAGCGAGCTGTTCGGTCACGTCAAAGGGGCGTTTACCGGAGCGTTCCGGCACCGTCAGGGGCGGTTCGAGGCGGCCAACGGCGGGGATATTTTTCTGGACGAGATCGGCGACCTGCCCATGTCCGTCCAGGTCAAGCTGCTGCGCGTTCTGGAAACCAAGACTTTCGAGCGGGTGGGTGACAACCGGCAGCTCTCCGTGGATGTGCGGATCATCACCGCCACCAACAAATACCTTCCGAAGTTGATTTCCGAAGGCCTGTTCCGCGAGGACCTGTTCTACCGGATCAACGTCGTTCCCATTCGTCTGCCTTCGCTGCGCGAGCGCCGGGACGACATCCCGTTGCTGGCGGATTTTTTCATTCAGCGACTGCGGGCCAAAAGCGAAAAAAATATCAAGGGGCTGAGCCCCATGACCCTGGGCATGTTCATGAGTTATTCCTGGCCCGGCAACGTCCGCGAACTGAAAAGCGCCCTGGAGTACGCCTTTGTGCTGGCCGACCACGGGCAGATCGAGCCGGAGCACCTGCCCGTGGACATCCAGGTGCCGGTCCCCACCAAGGGCCCGACGGAATCCGTCGTCTCGGCCTCCTGTCCCGCGGAAAACGATCAGAAGACGCAACTGGTGGAGGCCTTGCGCCGTGCGGGCGGCAACAAGTCCGAGGCCGCGCGTATCCTGGGCATCAACCGGGTCACCGTGTTCAACCGGATGCGCAAGTACGGGATCGACATGAAAACCGTGATCCAGGTGTAG
- a CDS encoding cytochrome C, whose product MRKQTLMGIGVAVILASYIGISVAAEAGNARKGRFLFRQECRPCHMENPVGAVPAEYLGPDSKTQAEWKEVFEAWQDLPCVEHWGEKLEDQDRLDIYQYLHDGAQDSPTPAKCG is encoded by the coding sequence ATGAGAAAGCAAACACTGATGGGCATCGGCGTCGCGGTGATCCTGGCATCCTACATCGGCATTTCCGTGGCCGCCGAAGCGGGTAACGCCCGGAAAGGCCGGTTCCTGTTTCGCCAGGAGTGTCGCCCCTGTCACATGGAAAACCCGGTGGGCGCGGTTCCCGCTGAATACCTTGGCCCGGACTCCAAGACCCAGGCCGAATGGAAAGAGGTTTTCGAGGCTTGGCAGGATCTGCCCTGTGTTGAGCACTGGGGCGAGAAGCTTGAGGACCAGGATCGCCTGGACATCTATCAGTACTTGCATGACGGAGCCCAGGACTCTCCGACTCCGGCCAAGTGCGGCTAG
- a CDS encoding molybdopterin-dependent oxidoreductase, translating to MDETTKTLSRRNFLRASAAAMTAATGVPALKGLVSTGHAAAPAVQAGPISDHYTACDMCFNRCGMIARVQNGRVIKLDPNPKFLKSRGMLCARGNAATAHIYDPDRLKHPLLRKGARGEGKWQRISWDQALDHIAEQFERIADKYTRCGVMFSPGSDMQSQFLIRFAEVFGSYNITSHETLCLLSNHRAYLDTFGETPYPDVLYTKYIIVAGANPYEAIITPDTIDLMEARKNGCKMVVLDPRYTKTAALADEWYPIRPHTDMAFFLALAHVIIHEGLYDREFADEMLFGLDELREHVRKYTPEWAAGETGIPAEDIRRIARELAAAAPTAMVYTGRRTSDYEDSSQIRRSMAIVNALLANWDRPGGILASREVGVRAPYFDIPWYDDNPDDRIDHGMAPGLIHHEGSFKLMRDAIIKEEPYPIKGWFTFKTNFMQTAANRNKTIEMLDHLDFIVNADIAMSDTAWYSDLLLPSPSFLERNDPVSALQGSSACACAIWRDAVVPAMYESRDMRYICTELSKRLGFPETFDFTIDQYREWQLASIPEAAQAIREDGVYYNPSKVYGIYFDVPLKTQAQKIELYNQRYANMGLDPMPTYKPPRQEEGKLRLVVGRTAFFTHSNTNNALLIEFEEENTLWIHPKTAEGMGFRDGERVFVTSDAARVELALKFFEGIEKETVYMTTGFGALSPGQRLVHNRGASIAEVLEDHVDYISGNMAMHETFVTVSRKVG from the coding sequence ATGGACGAGACGACGAAAACACTTTCCCGACGCAATTTCCTGCGGGCATCCGCGGCGGCCATGACCGCCGCGACCGGGGTCCCGGCCCTCAAAGGTCTGGTATCCACGGGGCACGCCGCGGCTCCAGCTGTCCAGGCCGGGCCGATCTCCGATCACTACACGGCCTGCGATATGTGTTTCAATCGGTGCGGGATGATCGCCAGGGTCCAGAACGGCCGGGTGATCAAGCTGGACCCCAACCCGAAATTTTTGAAATCCAGGGGCATGCTCTGCGCACGGGGCAACGCGGCCACGGCGCACATCTACGACCCGGACCGGCTCAAGCACCCCCTGCTCCGCAAGGGGGCCCGGGGCGAAGGCAAGTGGCAGCGCATCTCCTGGGACCAGGCCCTGGACCACATCGCCGAGCAATTCGAGCGCATCGCCGACAAGTATACCCGCTGCGGAGTCATGTTCTCCCCGGGATCGGACATGCAGTCCCAGTTCCTGATCCGCTTTGCCGAGGTCTTCGGCTCCTACAACATCACTTCCCACGAAACCCTGTGCCTGCTCAGCAACCATCGGGCCTACCTGGACACCTTCGGCGAGACCCCCTACCCCGACGTGCTCTATACCAAATACATCATCGTCGCCGGGGCCAACCCCTACGAAGCCATCATCACCCCGGACACCATCGACCTAATGGAAGCCCGCAAGAACGGCTGCAAAATGGTCGTCCTGGACCCGCGCTACACCAAGACCGCGGCCCTGGCCGACGAATGGTATCCCATCCGTCCGCACACGGACATGGCCTTTTTTCTGGCTCTGGCCCACGTGATCATTCACGAGGGGCTGTATGACCGGGAGTTTGCGGACGAAATGCTCTTCGGCCTGGACGAGTTGCGCGAACATGTCCGCAAATACACTCCGGAATGGGCTGCCGGGGAAACCGGCATCCCAGCTGAGGACATCCGGCGCATTGCCCGGGAACTCGCCGCCGCGGCCCCCACGGCCATGGTCTACACCGGCCGGCGGACCTCGGACTACGAGGACTCTTCCCAGATTCGACGCTCCATGGCCATTGTCAACGCCCTGCTGGCCAACTGGGACCGGCCCGGCGGAATCCTGGCTTCAAGGGAGGTGGGCGTTCGCGCCCCGTACTTCGATATCCCCTGGTACGACGACAACCCTGACGACCGCATCGATCACGGCATGGCTCCGGGCCTGATCCATCACGAAGGCTCGTTCAAGCTGATGCGCGACGCGATCATCAAGGAAGAGCCCTATCCCATCAAAGGCTGGTTCACCTTCAAGACCAACTTCATGCAGACCGCGGCCAACCGGAACAAGACCATCGAGATGCTCGACCATCTGGATTTCATCGTCAACGCGGACATCGCCATGAGCGACACGGCTTGGTATTCGGACCTGCTCCTGCCCTCCCCCAGCTTTCTGGAGCGCAACGACCCGGTCTCTGCCCTGCAGGGCTCATCGGCCTGCGCCTGCGCCATCTGGCGCGACGCAGTGGTTCCGGCGATGTACGAGTCCCGGGACATGCGCTACATCTGTACGGAACTGTCCAAGCGTTTGGGCTTCCCGGAGACCTTCGACTTCACCATCGACCAGTACCGGGAATGGCAGTTGGCCAGCATCCCCGAGGCGGCTCAGGCCATCAGGGAAGACGGAGTCTACTACAACCCGAGCAAGGTATACGGCATCTACTTCGACGTGCCCTTGAAGACCCAGGCCCAGAAGATCGAACTCTACAACCAGCGCTACGCCAACATGGGGCTGGACCCCATGCCGACCTACAAGCCGCCGCGCCAAGAAGAGGGCAAACTCCGGCTGGTGGTAGGCCGTACGGCCTTCTTCACCCACAGCAACACCAACAACGCTCTGCTCATCGAGTTCGAAGAGGAAAACACCCTTTGGATTCACCCCAAGACCGCCGAGGGCATGGGCTTTCGCGACGGGGAGCGGGTCTTTGTAACCAGCGATGCGGCTCGGGTGGAACTGGCCCTGAAATTCTTCGAGGGCATTGAGAAAGAAACCGTGTACATGACCACCGGATTCGGGGCGCTCTCCCCCGGCCAGCGCCTGGTCCACAACCGGGGAGCCAGCATTGCCGAGGTCCTGGAAGATCACGTGGACTACATCTCCGGAAACATGGCCATGCATGAGACCTTTGTAACCGTGAGCAGGAAGGTGGGCTGA
- a CDS encoding 4Fe-4S dicluster domain-containing protein encodes MKKYAMVVDSSVCIDCKGCMVSCKVQNNVPKGYWRNWIKHTTPDFSLGKLTRTHFQPGGCMQCDVPTCVTACPSGATFKDRETGIVHVNESLCIGCGNCVRACPYGARYRHPEKRVPDKCDFCFSAGRLARGIPPACVDTCPTKARVFGDLNDPDSEVSRLLREKPTVRVTSKNIDTQPNLYYVTATEPADWPGDVEFPEAYSVMASLVNPLVKVAVGLSALGVAGMWAKQAFAPDPPDPEDDEHGPEAKHPEPTASKQD; translated from the coding sequence ATGAAAAAATACGCCATGGTCGTGGATTCTTCCGTCTGTATCGACTGCAAGGGCTGCATGGTCTCCTGCAAGGTCCAGAACAACGTGCCCAAAGGGTATTGGCGCAACTGGATCAAGCACACCACGCCGGACTTTTCCCTGGGCAAGCTGACCCGGACCCATTTTCAGCCCGGCGGGTGCATGCAGTGCGACGTACCCACCTGCGTCACGGCCTGCCCCAGCGGAGCCACGTTCAAGGACCGGGAAACCGGGATCGTCCACGTCAATGAATCCCTGTGCATCGGCTGCGGCAACTGCGTCCGGGCCTGTCCCTATGGGGCCCGGTACCGTCATCCGGAAAAGCGCGTCCCGGACAAGTGCGACTTCTGTTTCAGCGCCGGTCGCCTGGCCCGTGGCATTCCCCCGGCCTGCGTGGACACCTGTCCGACCAAGGCCCGTGTTTTTGGAGATTTGAACGATCCGGACAGCGAGGTCTCCCGGCTGCTGCGGGAAAAGCCCACGGTGCGGGTGACCAGCAAAAACATCGATACCCAGCCCAACCTGTACTATGTCACGGCCACGGAACCCGCGGACTGGCCCGGAGACGTGGAGTTTCCAGAGGCCTATTCGGTCATGGCTTCCCTGGTCAATCCGCTGGTCAAAGTCGCGGTGGGGCTGTCCGCTCTGGGCGTGGCCGGGATGTGGGCCAAGCAGGCCTTCGCGCCGGATCCACCGGACCCTGAGGACGATGAACACGGTCCGGAAGCCAAACATCCAGAACCGACAGCCTCCAAGCAGGACTAA
- a CDS encoding formate dehydrogenase subunit gamma, whose product MSEKLIHRHDKLSIFIHWFNAFCWISLLLTGLGLIKNDQLNPLGAWWPNLMRSLFGGGENLLAVHQYLGLIWAGVFLLYVLLKPRDTWLFLKEAFTVNPARDMAWFMKMNLKMTLGKKSFQRFGMTPEMPPQGFYNFGQKLFAQATVLGGIVIVVTGVIMFLSPIMLDNPDPAAWSRTIHYLVVGLVTAGMLVHIYMAAISKEEKPAFKSMFTGSVPEHYAKHHHQLWYEEVAAGEKKAEG is encoded by the coding sequence ATGAGTGAAAAATTGATTCACCGCCATGACAAGTTGTCCATTTTCATCCACTGGTTTAACGCCTTCTGCTGGATCTCCCTGCTGCTCACCGGCCTGGGGCTGATCAAGAACGATCAGCTCAATCCCCTGGGCGCATGGTGGCCGAACCTGATGCGTTCCCTGTTCGGCGGAGGCGAAAACCTGCTGGCCGTGCATCAGTACCTGGGTCTGATCTGGGCCGGAGTGTTCCTCCTCTACGTTCTGCTCAAGCCCAGGGATACGTGGCTTTTCCTGAAGGAGGCCTTCACGGTCAACCCTGCCAGGGACATGGCCTGGTTCATGAAGATGAACCTGAAGATGACCTTGGGCAAGAAGAGCTTTCAGCGCTTCGGCATGACCCCGGAGATGCCGCCCCAGGGTTTCTACAACTTCGGCCAGAAACTCTTTGCCCAGGCCACTGTGCTGGGTGGGATCGTGATCGTGGTCACGGGCGTGATCATGTTCCTCTCCCCAATCATGCTCGATAACCCTGATCCCGCGGCCTGGTCCCGGACCATCCACTATCTGGTCGTGGGACTGGTGACCGCCGGAATGCTGGTGCACATCTACATGGCCGCCATCTCCAAGGAGGAAAAGCCAGCCTTCAAGTCTATGTTCACCGGAAGCGTCCCGGAGCACTACGCCAAGCATCACCATCAACTGTGGTACGAGGAAGTGGCTGCGGGCGAAAAGAAGGCGGAAGGGTGA
- a CDS encoding rhodanese-like domain-containing protein, giving the protein MRKYSITMRLIISALAVLFLAGCAGHHGPKTAKFDLDPTQVPEPYHTFMDITSVKPLVFEAMLRTEPPTDFMIIDSRPKQPRYDVGHIPTAVSLPDSQFDSRAAEVLPADKNALLVFYCGGLHCPLSHQSAWKAEALGYTNVAVYPAGDPEWVKLGYQVWTARDVRTPLPELDPAQVPEPFHTLVTIDTVRPIVARAVLSATPVTDVMIIDSRPKQPRYDVGHIPTAVSLPDSQFDRMAAEVLPADKNTKLIFYCGGTHCPLSHQSAWKAEALGYTNLAVYPAGDPEWVERGYVVWTADGPHMTAAAPAAPKAPVEEGTLKAGSAEGTIDNDFFVQLMKDNPENIQLIDVRSPAEFAAGHIPSALNMTVNELEDQIAVFSTDDKPIVFICSTGARSGEAYYLFQFMRPDLKDVYYVDANVSYTPAGEFTIN; this is encoded by the coding sequence ATGCGAAAATATTCGATTACCATGCGACTGATCATCTCCGCCCTGGCGGTCCTGTTCCTGGCTGGTTGCGCCGGGCACCACGGCCCCAAAACCGCGAAGTTCGACCTGGACCCGACCCAGGTTCCGGAACCCTACCACACATTCATGGACATTACGTCCGTCAAGCCGCTGGTCTTTGAAGCCATGCTGCGCACCGAACCGCCCACGGATTTCATGATCATCGATTCCCGGCCCAAGCAGCCCCGCTACGACGTCGGCCACATCCCCACCGCGGTCAGCCTGCCGGACAGTCAGTTCGACAGCCGCGCAGCGGAAGTCCTGCCCGCGGACAAAAACGCCCTACTGGTGTTCTACTGCGGAGGCTTGCACTGCCCCCTGAGTCACCAGTCCGCCTGGAAGGCCGAGGCCCTGGGCTACACCAACGTGGCCGTCTATCCCGCCGGGGATCCGGAATGGGTCAAGCTCGGCTACCAGGTCTGGACCGCCCGGGACGTGCGCACTCCGTTGCCCGAGCTGGATCCGGCCCAGGTGCCCGAACCTTTTCACACCCTGGTCACAATCGACACGGTCCGCCCCATCGTGGCCCGGGCCGTGCTCTCGGCCACCCCGGTGACCGACGTGATGATCATCGACTCCCGACCCAAGCAGCCCCGCTACGACGTCGGCCACATCCCCACCGCGGTCAGCCTGCCGGACAGCCAGTTCGACCGGATGGCCGCCGAGGTTCTACCCGCGGACAAGAACACCAAGCTGATCTTCTACTGCGGCGGCACCCATTGCCCCTTGAGCCACCAATCCGCCTGGAAGGCCGAAGCTCTCGGCTATACCAACTTGGCCGTCTATCCCGCCGGGGATCCGGAATGGGTGGAGCGCGGCTATGTGGTCTGGACCGCGGACGGCCCGCACATGACCGCCGCGGCCCCGGCCGCGCCCAAGGCTCCAGTCGAGGAAGGCACCTTGAAGGCCGGTTCTGCTGAAGGAACCATTGACAACGACTTCTTTGTCCAGCTGATGAAGGACAACCCGGAAAACATTCAGCTCATCGACGTCCGTTCCCCGGCCGAGTTCGCCGCCGGACACATTCCCAGCGCCCTGAACATGACCGTGAACGAACTGGAAGACCAGATCGCTGTCTTCAGCACGGACGACAAGCCCATCGTCTTCATCTGCTCCACGGGCGCGCGCAGTGGTGAAGCATATTACCTCTTCCAGTTCATGCGCCCTGACCTGAAGGACGTCTACTATGTCGACGCCAACGTCAGTTATACTCCCGCGGGTGAATTCACGATCAACTAA